The Lutra lutra chromosome 1, mLutLut1.2, whole genome shotgun sequence genomic sequence GTTGTCAGGGCCCAGCCTGCCACAAgggtgaagggcagtgggaggtCGGAGGGACAGCCATGGCTGCACACCGGCTACTTACGGTGGGGAAGCCCAGGGTCTGCTGGAGGCTCCAGAGTGGTGGAGCCGTGGTCTAGCACGGCAGTGAGATCCCAAAAGGCCAAGTTGCCGTCAGTGGCGGCGCTGCATAGGAAAAGCCTCCTGGGGGCCAGGGACAGGCAGCTGGGTCAGCGAGGGGGGCAGAGAGCAACAggggacacccctcccccaccgcctgcACCCACATAAGCCCACCAGGCAGCCCCTCTCACCGTCGCTGGTTGGGTGCCTCGTGGGTAAAggaatggaccttgaggacacACCGCTTATGGTGGAACGTTTCAGCCAGGAGCTGCAGCCGCCGCCCAGAGTCCTGCAAAAGGAAGAGCCTGGGGGGCGGAGGGtggcccagctcagagcccattCCTGACACCTTCCAACCCTCCTCTTGACCCAAGGGCCTCCGTTCTTACCTCACTGCGCCATCACTGCAGGCTGCAGCCACAAGGGGGCCAAGGCCAGGCCGGTCGAGTTCACACACAGCTAGGGACATGTACCTGCAGAGACAACACACGCCTGCCATTAGGGGAGGCCTGGGAAGAGCGGCAAGGGGCTTGCCCTTTGGGCCACCACCCTGTGCTCCCACCTCCCAGTGCACACATCACCTGGTCTCCGGGTCCACCTTGACCATCCGGTGCCGACTGCGCTGGCGGTCCCAGTACTCATCCAGCCGGTGGGACGAAAGGTGCATGACGTGGCAGGCAAGACGGCTTGGGGTGCCAGGGTCTGGGGTGACCATGAGGCTGAAGCAGTGCATCTCAGCCCGGCCCCCAGCAGACACCACATGAGCAGTCAGGCCTGGTCGAGGATCCTGAGGGCCACCCGGGGTACTGACGCCCCACACAGCCAGGGCACGCACAGACGAGATATGATTACACACTGCTGTAAGTGCGTGGGCTGAGCCAGTGACGGTGGGGAGTGCCAGGACACAGACAGTAGTGTCCTCACTGCACGTGATCACGATGTCGGTCAGGCCGGGCCCCTCGCTGCCAGGCTCCAGGTAGTCGGGCTGCATGAAGCCGGGCACCTCAAACTCGGGCCCCAGAGTGATGGTGCCCACACGCTTCACACAAGTGATCTCACGGCCGTGCAGGCTCTCTCGGAGAATCACGTGCGGCCGGGTGCAGCCACCCAGAGCCCGGTAGAGCATGACGTCCCCGTCCTTGAGGTAGGCAAAGGCCATAGCCGCCTCAGTATCAGAGAAGGCCCAGGAGCGGTGCCCTCCACCACAGTTGACGATGTGCAGCTTTTCGTGTGACCGGGGACTCCACACCACAAACTCATTGGCGTGGAAACCCAGGATGACCATACTCCCGTCGGCCATCATGCGGAGCCCAGCCACCCAGTTCATGCCTCGACAGGACTTCTGCCTCAGGACAGGCTGCAGCTGGCCACCTCGCACAAAGAGCTGGTAGTAGGCGCCATCGCGCCCTGTGGTATACACGTAGCCACCATGGCAGGTGACTGATGTCACACCCTGCTTCCCATGCAGAGAAGGGAGGGTGGACACAGGGCCCCACTCGGTGGAGGCGGTCTCATCCCCATCACTGCCACTACCTGCTCCAAGTGCTCCAGTGATAGCTCCCACCTTGCCGCCAACCCCAAGATCCTTGAGCAGGGCTGGTCTGGAGGGAAACAGCAACACAGAGCCCCGGCGGTCCCCACACACTAGGAAGTCACCAGGGGGTAAGAAGGCACTGCATGTGTGCCATCTCTGCTTGCTGGGAGGCAGCAGGTACCGGCAACGTTCCTTTACAAAGATGGCTTTGCCAGAGGGCGCAGCTGAGATTTCCAGGCAAGCCACCACACCACCAGGGCCTGATGCCAGCAACAGGAGTTCCTCGAAGCCACGCAGGGCCCAGCTCAGACTATGCACTTTCCCATGGAACAGAGTCAAGTCCACAACTGCAGTTGGAGTGTTGATGGGGACCACCTTGACACGACCCTCCCCATTGGCCAAGGCACAAAGTCCAAAACCTTCAGGACCAGGGGCTGCCTCCAGGAGGCAGTAGGACTGGAAGCGCTTGTCCTCCAGCAGCTGCTCCCAGCACTTGACCTCAAGGTCGTAGAGATACAGGGCTCCTGTATCAGTCACTGCCAGTAGTCGCCAGGAGCCAGCCAGCGTCACAGCCTTGAGGGTACCTGGCCGGCTACGGGA encodes the following:
- the WDR6 gene encoding WD repeat-containing protein 6; its protein translation is MDAHEDYVWPRATSELMLLPVTGLECVGDRLLAGEGPDVLVYSLDFGGHLRMMKRVQNLLGHYLIHGFRVRPEPNGDLDLEAMVAVFGSKGLRIVKVSWGQGRFRELWRSGLWNMSDWIWDARWLEGNVALALGHNSVVLYDPVVGCMLQDVPCTDRCTLSSACLIGDTWKELTIVAGAVSNQLLVWYPAAALIDNKPVAPDRRVSGHVGVIFSMSYLESKGLLATASEDRSVRIWKVGDLRVPGGRVQNIGHCFGHSARVWQVKLLENYLISAGEDCVCLVWSHEGEILQAFRGHQGRGIRAVAAHERQAWVVTGGDDSGIRLWHLVGRGYPGSGVSALCFKSRSRPGTLKAVTLAGSWRLLAVTDTGALYLYDLEVKCWEQLLEDKRFQSYCLLEAAPGPEGFGLCALANGEGRVKVVPINTPTAVVDLTLFHGKVHSLSWALRGFEELLLLASGPGGVVACLEISAAPSGKAIFVKERCRYLLPPSKQRWHTCSAFLPPGDFLVCGDRRGSVLLFPSRPALLKDLGVGGKVGAITGALGAGSGSDGDETASTEWGPVSTLPSLHGKQGVTSVTCHGGYVYTTGRDGAYYQLFVRGGQLQPVLRQKSCRGMNWVAGLRMMADGSMVILGFHANEFVVWSPRSHEKLHIVNCGGGHRSWAFSDTEAAMAFAYLKDGDVMLYRALGGCTRPHVILRESLHGREITCVKRVGTITLGPEFEVPGFMQPDYLEPGSEGPGLTDIVITCSEDTTVCVLALPTVTGSAHALTAVCNHISSVRALAVWGVSTPGGPQDPRPGLTAHVVSAGGRAEMHCFSLMVTPDPGTPSRLACHVMHLSSHRLDEYWDRQRSRHRMVKVDPETRYMSLAVCELDRPGLGPLVAAACSDGAVRLFLLQDSGRRLQLLAETFHHKRCVLKVHSFTHEAPNQRRRLFLCSAATDGNLAFWDLTAVLDHGSTTLEPPADPGLPHRLGTPCLTLQAHSCGVNSLHTLPIREGHLVASGSEDGSLHVFVLAVETPELEEAVGGAELVPQLHVLEEYSIPCAHAAHVTGLKILSPSLMVSASIDQRLTFWRLGHGEPTFMNSTVYHVPDVADMDCWPVSPEFGHRCALAGQGLEVYNWYD